A genomic region of Candidatus Methylacidithermus pantelleriae contains the following coding sequences:
- the ftsH gene encoding ATP-dependent zinc metalloprotease FtsH, with protein MPQGANRPPSPHRTRWMGQRPKLPPQAPHPWVGLAIQILLALALVWFWQQSFHEARFTTIPYSEFKKLLAQKEIAELWIGPDEIRGRLEGPSAKGTIGKFFRTVRLEDPTLVQELQSSGVRYQATRPSFLGTLFFSWILPLMVLLGLWVLFTRLAGVGGGAHPLLSFGKSRALLIKGERTGVTFEDVAGCDEAKFELQEIVDFLKNPARYRSLGARIPKGVLLVGPPGTGKTLLARAIAGEAGVPFFSISGSDFVEMFVGVGAARMRDLFAQAKKQAPCIIFIDELDAIGRQRGARVIVSHDEQEQTLNQLLVEMDGFNPNVGIIVLGATNRPEILDRALLRPGRFDRQVVVDLPDLDGREAILRVHARGKPLDSHVDLRRIAQATPGFSGADLANLINEAALLAARRNAKAITQEDLEAALEKIVAGPEKRSRRLREEERRRVAIHEVGHALVAAFSPAADPVRKISIVPRGKGALGFTLQLPTDQHYLATRSELLSRIRCALGGRAAEELVYGEPSTGAENDLDVATVLARQMVCIYGMSESVGLARCASRSPSPFLGDLNGLWSRDCSEKTAQLIDTEVKAILEQAMAEAKQILSEHQKELADLAELLLKKETIEGEEFYRLLGQSPPEPSLRQQGVVLTSEPPVIDSQPLGKPD; from the coding sequence ATGCCTCAAGGAGCCAATCGCCCCCCCTCCCCCCATCGGACTCGATGGATGGGTCAGCGACCCAAACTTCCCCCCCAAGCTCCCCATCCCTGGGTGGGGCTAGCCATCCAGATCCTTCTCGCTCTGGCTTTGGTTTGGTTTTGGCAGCAGAGCTTTCATGAAGCCCGGTTTACGACCATCCCCTACAGCGAGTTTAAGAAGCTTTTGGCCCAGAAAGAAATTGCCGAGCTTTGGATCGGGCCTGATGAGATACGGGGACGCCTAGAGGGTCCCTCGGCCAAGGGAACGATCGGGAAATTCTTTCGAACGGTTCGCCTGGAAGACCCGACACTTGTTCAAGAACTCCAATCGTCGGGAGTTCGATACCAGGCCACTCGTCCAAGCTTTCTTGGGACCCTCTTTTTTTCCTGGATTTTACCGCTCATGGTACTTCTGGGTCTCTGGGTCCTCTTTACTCGACTGGCAGGGGTGGGGGGTGGCGCTCATCCCCTCCTAAGCTTTGGGAAAAGCCGGGCGTTACTCATTAAAGGAGAGCGCACAGGGGTTACCTTTGAGGATGTGGCCGGCTGCGACGAAGCAAAGTTTGAACTTCAAGAGATTGTCGATTTTTTAAAAAACCCGGCTCGTTATCGATCCCTCGGTGCCCGAATCCCAAAGGGAGTCCTTTTAGTGGGGCCTCCCGGAACCGGAAAAACCCTTCTGGCAAGAGCCATAGCAGGAGAGGCAGGGGTTCCCTTTTTTTCGATCAGCGGAAGTGACTTCGTAGAGATGTTCGTGGGTGTGGGCGCCGCTCGCATGCGTGACCTTTTCGCCCAGGCCAAAAAACAGGCTCCCTGCATTATTTTCATCGATGAGCTAGACGCAATCGGGCGACAAAGGGGGGCCCGAGTCATCGTCAGTCACGACGAGCAAGAGCAGACCCTTAACCAACTCCTTGTCGAAATGGACGGGTTTAACCCCAACGTGGGGATTATCGTTCTCGGAGCCACCAATCGTCCGGAAATTCTTGATCGGGCTCTCCTACGCCCGGGGAGGTTTGACCGGCAGGTGGTCGTCGATCTTCCTGATCTGGACGGAAGGGAAGCGATCTTGCGAGTCCATGCTCGGGGAAAACCCCTGGATAGTCACGTCGATTTGCGCAGAATCGCTCAGGCAACCCCTGGCTTTTCTGGGGCCGATCTAGCCAATCTGATCAACGAAGCGGCGCTCCTTGCCGCGCGGCGCAACGCAAAAGCGATTACTCAAGAAGACCTGGAGGCCGCTCTGGAAAAAATCGTCGCTGGTCCGGAAAAGCGAAGCCGCCGGCTTCGAGAGGAGGAACGCAGGCGGGTGGCCATCCACGAGGTGGGACATGCGCTTGTGGCGGCTTTTAGTCCCGCTGCCGATCCTGTTCGAAAAATTAGCATCGTTCCTCGTGGCAAGGGAGCACTCGGATTTACGCTTCAACTCCCGACCGATCAGCATTATCTGGCTACGCGCAGCGAGCTTTTGAGTCGCATCCGCTGCGCCCTTGGAGGACGCGCAGCCGAAGAACTCGTGTATGGAGAGCCAAGCACAGGGGCCGAAAATGACCTCGATGTGGCCACGGTTCTCGCGCGTCAGATGGTATGTATTTATGGGATGAGCGAGAGTGTAGGACTAGCGCGTTGTGCCTCGCGAAGTCCTTCGCCTTTTTTAGGGGATCTCAACGGGTTGTGGAGTCGAGATTGCAGCGAAAAAACGGCGCAACTCATTGATACGGAGGTCAAAGCCATCCTGGAGCAGGCTATGGCGGAGGCCAAGCAAATCCTGTCGGAACACCAAAAGGAACTAGCGGACTTAGCGGAGCTTTTGCTCAAAAAAGAGACCATTGAAGGGGAAGAATTTTACCGGCTCCTCGGTCAATCACCGCCCGAACCGAGCCTGCGGCAGCAGGGGGTGGTTCTTACTTCCGAGCCTCCGGTCATTGATTCTCAACCCCTTGGAAAGCCGGATTGA
- a CDS encoding alpha-keto acid decarboxylase family protein codes for MSLRVLDYLVARLKELGVLHVFGIPGDYVLPVYDALLEKGISIVTTCDEEGAGFAADAYARIRGMGAVCVTYCVGGLKVANTTAGAYAEKSPVLVLSGAPGMKEREKNSLLHHKVRDFDTQRRVFEELTVACTLLSEPERAPQEVDRVLTQALRYKRPVYIELPRDTSFAPLPSSTPFPPPPLVVKEPSDPEALEEALEEAVTLLTSAQKPCLLADVEIHRFGLQQELEEFALQVEIPVAATLLGKSVIAETHPYYMGVYEGALGRPEVREYVESSDCLLMLGVFMTDINLGIYTAQLDPARCIYATSERLSIRYHRYENVTLEDFLRGLLKRTQGWKAPRREFPRPPGELSLGEARDRVTVRSLFGRLNRYLTDETVVIADVGDALFGAADLLVHQRTEFLGSAYYASLGFAVPGALGAQLANARLRPLVLVGDGAFQMTGMELSTIARWGLDPIVLLLDNQGYGTERQIRQGPYNELLPWNYWKVPDVLGTGRAFLVETNEQLESALQESFAVRGTFSLIQVRLNPEDRSPALARLAERLAAQQ; via the coding sequence ATGTCCTTACGCGTACTGGACTACTTGGTAGCGCGGCTCAAAGAGCTGGGTGTCCTTCATGTGTTCGGGATACCCGGTGATTACGTCCTTCCTGTCTACGATGCGCTCTTGGAAAAGGGGATTTCCATTGTTACCACCTGCGATGAAGAGGGAGCCGGTTTCGCTGCCGACGCCTATGCAAGGATTCGGGGAATGGGGGCGGTGTGTGTGACCTATTGTGTAGGAGGTCTTAAGGTAGCCAACACTACGGCTGGGGCGTATGCGGAAAAGTCGCCGGTGCTCGTGCTCTCTGGAGCACCTGGAATGAAGGAACGAGAAAAAAATTCACTCCTTCATCATAAGGTCCGAGATTTTGACACCCAACGGAGAGTCTTTGAGGAACTCACGGTAGCCTGCACCCTTTTGTCGGAACCGGAAAGGGCTCCCCAAGAAGTGGATCGGGTACTTACGCAGGCACTTCGATACAAGCGTCCCGTCTACATCGAATTGCCCCGGGACACGAGTTTTGCTCCCCTCCCCTCTTCGACCCCCTTTCCACCCCCTCCGCTTGTGGTCAAAGAGCCAAGCGATCCGGAAGCGCTTGAGGAAGCCCTGGAGGAGGCCGTCACGCTCCTTACCTCTGCTCAAAAGCCTTGCCTTTTAGCCGATGTAGAAATCCATCGTTTTGGCTTGCAACAAGAGCTGGAAGAGTTTGCCCTGCAGGTAGAAATCCCCGTTGCGGCCACTCTTTTAGGCAAGTCGGTGATCGCTGAGACTCATCCCTATTACATGGGAGTTTATGAAGGGGCGCTTGGCCGGCCAGAAGTCCGCGAGTATGTGGAATCGAGCGATTGCCTTCTGATGCTGGGCGTTTTTATGACAGATATTAATCTGGGGATTTACACAGCGCAACTGGATCCGGCTCGTTGCATCTACGCGACCAGTGAAAGGCTTTCCATTCGGTACCACCGTTACGAAAATGTCACGCTAGAGGATTTCCTACGCGGCCTGCTCAAGCGCACCCAAGGTTGGAAGGCACCCCGGCGGGAGTTCCCCCGGCCTCCTGGCGAACTTTCTCTGGGAGAAGCGCGCGACCGGGTGACGGTCCGTTCTCTTTTTGGCAGGCTTAACCGGTATCTGACGGACGAAACCGTGGTCATTGCCGATGTCGGAGATGCTCTTTTTGGGGCTGCCGATCTTTTGGTCCACCAGAGAACCGAATTTTTGGGCTCCGCTTATTACGCCTCCTTAGGTTTTGCCGTGCCGGGGGCACTGGGGGCGCAACTGGCTAACGCCCGGCTCCGGCCTCTCGTTCTGGTGGGGGATGGAGCTTTCCAGATGACCGGAATGGAGCTCTCCACCATTGCCCGTTGGGGGTTAGATCCGATTGTCCTTTTGCTCGACAACCAGGGATACGGAACCGAGCGACAGATCCGGCAGGGCCCCTACAACGAGTTATTACCCTGGAACTACTGGAAAGTGCCGGACGTTTTGGGTACCGGGCGAGCGTTTCTAGTAGAAACGAACGAACAATTGGAAAGTGCCCTCCAGGAAAGTTTTGCGGTGCGGGGAACCTTTTCCCTCATCCAGGTTCGCCTGAACCCAGAGGATCGCTCTCCGGCACTGGCCCGGCTGGCCGAACGCCTCGCTGCCCAGCAATGA
- the nth gene encoding endonuclease III — protein MTEGSGSMVVGSPPWVRELCKRLKATYPNSRPALTYNNPLQLLVAAILSAQTTDESVNRVTQKLFQRYKTASDYAQADLAELEKDLRAIGLYRSKARNIQRSCQILCEKYGGEVPPDMEALLSLPGVGRKTANVVLGNGFGRNEGIVVDRHVARLSHRLGLAKGNNPEAIERELMDKIPRELWTDFSNWLIWHGRKRCRARFPDCRHCELEDLCPKIGVSLQGPPEGRSPKKPARATTRTT, from the coding sequence ATGACAGAAGGCTCCGGATCAATGGTCGTGGGCAGTCCCCCGTGGGTCAGAGAGCTTTGCAAGCGACTCAAAGCTACCTACCCGAATAGCCGGCCCGCTTTGACCTACAACAATCCTCTGCAACTTCTGGTGGCTGCCATTCTTTCGGCCCAGACCACCGACGAGAGTGTCAATAGGGTGACGCAGAAGCTTTTTCAACGATACAAAACGGCAAGCGACTACGCCCAGGCCGACCTTGCCGAACTAGAAAAAGATCTTCGGGCGATCGGTCTCTACCGCTCGAAAGCGCGCAACATTCAGCGCAGCTGCCAAATCTTGTGCGAAAAATATGGAGGCGAAGTCCCTCCGGATATGGAGGCGCTCCTTTCCCTTCCGGGGGTCGGACGAAAAACGGCCAACGTTGTCTTGGGCAACGGTTTCGGGCGGAACGAGGGCATTGTGGTCGACCGTCACGTCGCCCGCCTGTCCCACAGATTGGGGCTGGCAAAGGGAAACAATCCCGAAGCCATCGAACGGGAACTTATGGACAAGATTCCCCGGGAGCTATGGACGGATTTCAGTAACTGGCTTATCTGGCACGGGCGAAAGCGTTGCCGTGCGCGCTTTCCCGATTGTCGGCACTGCGAACTGGAGGATCTTTGTCCCAAGATCGGGGTCTCTCTTCAGGGTCCACCCGAAGGCCGTTCCCCCAAAAAACCGGCGCGTGCGACAACCCGTACGACCTAA
- a CDS encoding ACP S-malonyltransferase: MEIGRCSNGWGLLFAGQGAQRVGMGKDLWEASPLVRDWYRKAEQIAGLPLTRVSFEGPMEELSRTSVCQPALYVQGMALYWLLQSHCPDFPTIALAGLSLGEWTAHAAAGSLDPYEALELVVQRGRWMEEVAQEKPGAMTAILGLPLHAVEELARKFGVEVANYNAPTQIVLSGRKDRIEKLTQWLQGNKRARAVLLPVSGAFHSSDMREVERKLSGALERLSIRPPRFWVFSNRTGGIVTEPQEIRRSLAEQVSHPVLWEGCLRKMLELGIERFVEIGPGGILCGLVRRIHPNAQCLTYEKLADLIEILHVSQG, translated from the coding sequence ATGGAGATTGGACGATGTTCAAACGGGTGGGGTCTCCTTTTTGCTGGCCAAGGAGCTCAAAGGGTTGGGATGGGCAAGGACCTCTGGGAAGCCTCACCCCTGGTGCGGGACTGGTATCGGAAGGCGGAGCAAATTGCGGGACTTCCCTTGACGCGAGTTTCCTTTGAAGGACCCATGGAAGAGCTGTCGCGGACCTCGGTTTGCCAGCCAGCTCTTTACGTGCAAGGAATGGCTCTCTACTGGCTTTTGCAATCCCACTGCCCGGATTTCCCGACGATTGCCCTGGCGGGTCTTTCGCTAGGAGAATGGACGGCCCATGCGGCTGCCGGTTCGCTCGACCCGTACGAGGCTCTAGAGCTTGTCGTGCAACGAGGGCGCTGGATGGAGGAGGTAGCACAAGAAAAACCGGGAGCCATGACAGCGATCCTCGGGTTACCGTTACACGCGGTCGAGGAACTTGCCAGGAAGTTTGGAGTAGAAGTTGCCAACTATAATGCGCCCACCCAGATCGTGCTTTCGGGAAGGAAGGACCGCATCGAAAAGCTCACGCAATGGCTTCAGGGAAACAAAAGAGCCCGGGCGGTTCTTTTACCCGTCAGCGGTGCCTTCCATTCCAGTGACATGCGGGAGGTGGAACGGAAACTTTCTGGCGCCCTGGAACGCCTTTCCATTCGGCCACCGCGGTTTTGGGTCTTTTCCAACCGAACCGGAGGGATCGTTACGGAGCCTCAAGAGATCCGTCGGAGCTTGGCGGAGCAGGTTTCCCACCCAGTGTTATGGGAGGGATGCTTGCGGAAGATGCTCGAGCTTGGCATCGAACGGTTCGTAGAAATTGGTCCTGGGGGGATTCTTTGCGGTCTGGTTCGCCGGATTCACCCCAACGCCCAATGCTTGACGTACGAGAAGCTTGCCGATCTTATCGAGATTCTCCATGTCTCTCAAGGGTAA
- the fabG gene encoding 3-oxoacyl-[acyl-carrier-protein] reductase, protein MSLKGKVAVVTGASRGIGRAIAQELAREGARVACVSRSPEPLNQTVHEILALGGEARAYCADSTEPAQIQKAAQQILEEMGPVYALVNNAGIVRDRLLLRMTEEDWDVVIDTNLKGVFHWTKTLLKGFLSQREGRIVNISSVSALLGNAGQTNYAAAKAGLLGFTKSLAREVASRNITCNVVCPGFIETGMTQGLDPHLRERILGAIPLGRFGRPEEVAGLVSFLCGPKAGYITGQTFVVDGGMAMQ, encoded by the coding sequence ATGTCTCTCAAGGGTAAGGTTGCTGTTGTCACGGGTGCCAGCCGAGGGATCGGGCGAGCCATCGCACAGGAACTCGCTCGGGAAGGGGCCCGCGTTGCCTGTGTTAGCCGTAGTCCAGAACCTTTGAACCAGACGGTCCACGAAATCCTTGCCCTGGGAGGTGAGGCCAGAGCCTATTGCGCCGACAGTACGGAACCGGCGCAGATTCAAAAGGCGGCGCAACAAATCTTAGAGGAGATGGGTCCTGTCTACGCGCTGGTCAACAATGCAGGAATCGTTCGGGACCGGCTCCTTTTGCGAATGACCGAGGAGGACTGGGACGTGGTGATCGATACGAACCTAAAAGGGGTTTTTCACTGGACGAAAACCCTACTTAAGGGTTTTCTTTCGCAGCGAGAAGGGAGGATTGTCAACATTAGCTCGGTTTCAGCTCTTCTGGGCAATGCAGGACAGACGAACTATGCAGCTGCCAAGGCTGGGCTTTTGGGTTTTACCAAAAGCCTGGCGAGGGAGGTTGCTTCCCGAAACATCACTTGTAACGTTGTCTGTCCAGGGTTTATTGAAACCGGCATGACCCAGGGACTGGATCCGCACCTTCGGGAGAGGATTCTGGGAGCCATTCCTCTGGGAAGGTTTGGCCGACCGGAAGAAGTGGCGGGTCTGGTCTCGTTCTTGTGCGGTCCGAAGGCTGGCTATATTACTGGTCAGACTTTCGTGGTAGACGGGGGAATGGCGATGCAATGA
- a CDS encoding acyl carrier protein → MAEKSVEERVKEIIVEQLGVNPEQVTPDAKFIEDLGADSLDTVELVMAFEEEFNVEVPDEEAEKLQTVGDVIRYIEENMEE, encoded by the coding sequence ATGGCGGAAAAGTCCGTAGAGGAACGTGTAAAAGAAATTATTGTGGAACAACTTGGCGTGAACCCAGAGCAGGTAACGCCGGACGCAAAATTCATCGAGGACCTGGGAGCAGACTCCCTGGATACAGTAGAACTCGTCATGGCCTTCGAGGAAGAGTTCAACGTGGAGGTACCGGACGAGGAAGCCGAAAAGCTGCAAACCGTGGGCGATGTCATCCGGTACATTGAGGAGAATATGGAGGAGTAG
- the fabF gene encoding beta-ketoacyl-ACP synthase II, with protein MPFFFLPVNTRRVVVTGMGVVAPNGNCVKEFWANVLAGRSGIAPVRSFDASRFDSQIAGEIKNFDPYPFFRNSKDVRRTDRFVHLAMAAAYEAVRQAGLDRPGEVDATRAGVIVGSGIGGLKTLEEQHSLLETKGPTRVSPFMIPRMINNMASGLIAIEFGFQGPNFAVISACATAAHCVGESWRLIREGEADVMVAGGSEAAVTPLGLSGFGMMRALSVRNHEPEKASRPFDRDRDGFVLSEGGAILVLEELEHALHRGVPILAEILGYGLSADAYHMTAPGPGGKGAARAMQKALEKAHLPPESVDYINAHGTGTPDGDRCETQAIKEVFGRHAYRVPISSTKSMTGHMLAAAGAAELVVCIEAIRSGVIPPTINLDHPDPECDLDYVPHKAREWPVRIAMNNSFGFGGHNACLVVGSWH; from the coding sequence GTGCCTTTTTTCTTCCTACCTGTGAACACACGCCGTGTCGTGGTAACCGGGATGGGGGTGGTTGCCCCTAACGGAAACTGTGTGAAGGAATTCTGGGCCAACGTTCTGGCTGGCCGGAGTGGGATTGCGCCGGTGCGCTCGTTTGACGCCAGCCGGTTTGATTCCCAAATCGCGGGGGAAATTAAAAATTTTGATCCCTACCCCTTTTTTCGAAATTCCAAAGATGTCCGGCGAACGGACCGGTTCGTCCATTTGGCCATGGCAGCAGCCTATGAAGCGGTCCGGCAGGCAGGATTGGACCGGCCGGGAGAAGTGGATGCTACTCGGGCAGGGGTAATCGTGGGTTCGGGAATCGGGGGCCTCAAAACGCTCGAAGAACAGCATTCCCTTCTGGAGACCAAGGGGCCCACACGGGTATCCCCTTTCATGATCCCAAGGATGATCAATAACATGGCGTCAGGGCTGATCGCCATTGAGTTCGGCTTCCAAGGACCCAATTTTGCCGTGATTAGTGCTTGTGCGACCGCAGCCCACTGCGTCGGGGAAAGCTGGAGGCTCATCCGGGAGGGAGAAGCGGACGTGATGGTGGCGGGGGGTAGTGAAGCAGCCGTCACCCCGCTGGGCCTTTCCGGGTTTGGCATGATGAGAGCGTTAAGCGTGCGGAATCACGAGCCCGAAAAAGCCTCTCGGCCGTTTGATCGGGACCGCGATGGGTTTGTGTTAAGCGAAGGAGGCGCGATACTGGTTTTGGAAGAGTTGGAACACGCCTTGCATCGGGGCGTACCGATTCTAGCAGAAATTTTGGGGTACGGTCTTTCTGCCGATGCCTATCATATGACCGCTCCGGGCCCGGGAGGGAAGGGAGCCGCACGTGCCATGCAGAAGGCGTTGGAAAAAGCGCATCTGCCACCGGAATCCGTAGACTATATCAACGCCCATGGAACCGGGACGCCCGACGGCGACCGGTGCGAAACTCAGGCGATCAAAGAGGTTTTCGGACGCCATGCCTACCGTGTTCCCATTAGCTCCACCAAATCCATGACCGGTCACATGCTGGCTGCTGCAGGGGCAGCGGAACTGGTGGTTTGTATCGAGGCCATACGATCCGGGGTTATTCCCCCGACGATTAACCTGGATCATCCAGACCCCGAGTGCGATCTTGACTATGTGCCCCACAAAGCCCGGGAATGGCCCGTTCGGATCGCAATGAATAACTCCTTTGGCTTTGGAGGTCATAACGCCTGCCTGGTCGTGGGTTCCTGGCATTGA
- the rpmE gene encoding 50S ribosomal protein L31: protein MKKGIHPEYGDAVIRCACGAVYRTRSTRPDIHIGICAACHPLFTGQQKFVDTAGRVEKFTRRFGKTTLVGSVKRR, encoded by the coding sequence ATGAAAAAAGGGATTCATCCAGAGTACGGGGACGCCGTGATCCGGTGTGCGTGCGGTGCTGTCTATCGGACACGCTCGACCCGCCCGGATATTCACATTGGGATTTGCGCTGCCTGTCACCCCCTTTTTACCGGCCAGCAGAAGTTTGTGGATACCGCTGGGCGGGTGGAAAAGTTCACTCGCCGCTTCGGTAAAACGACTCTTGTTGGAAGCGTCAAACGTCGTTAG
- the prfA gene encoding peptide chain release factor 1, producing the protein MVTLGFVDTRMNLSEHVQQLRQRYRELEEEIARPQFYSQPLHAQEVLKEHARIGELVRVGEEWEKCRKQLREMDELVRTAEDPELRQLADQEKERLQRQERELSRKLLLGLLPPDPNEGRNTIVEIRAGTGGEEASLFAADLYRMYSRYAERKGWRKEVLSHSPSELGGFKEVIFLLSGPDAYQRMQYESGVHRVQRIPVTESQGRIHTSTATVAVLPEAQEVDVVLKPEELRIEVCRASGPGGQGVNTTDSAVQILHIPTGMIVRCQDERSQIKNREKALRILRARLLQKRQQEESQKYAQARRQQIGTGDRHEKIRTYNFPQNRVTDHRLRLTLYDLATVLDGDLEPLLDALAEKEAQERIAEILKENR; encoded by the coding sequence GTGGTTACCCTTGGGTTTGTGGACACGCGCATGAACCTCTCGGAGCACGTCCAGCAGCTTCGCCAGCGGTATCGCGAGCTGGAGGAAGAAATTGCGCGCCCGCAGTTCTATAGCCAGCCTCTTCATGCTCAGGAAGTGCTGAAGGAACACGCGCGGATCGGTGAGCTTGTACGGGTGGGCGAGGAATGGGAGAAATGTCGGAAACAGCTCCGGGAAATGGACGAGCTTGTCCGGACCGCCGAAGATCCCGAGTTACGCCAGCTCGCAGACCAGGAAAAAGAGCGACTGCAACGGCAGGAACGAGAGCTTTCTCGCAAGCTTCTCTTGGGCCTTCTTCCCCCCGATCCGAATGAAGGGAGAAATACCATTGTGGAGATTCGAGCCGGTACGGGTGGAGAGGAAGCCTCCCTTTTTGCGGCAGACTTGTACCGGATGTATAGCCGCTACGCGGAGCGCAAGGGGTGGAGGAAAGAGGTTCTTTCCCATAGCCCTAGCGAGTTGGGAGGATTCAAGGAAGTCATCTTTCTTTTGAGCGGACCGGATGCCTACCAACGGATGCAATATGAAAGCGGTGTCCATCGCGTGCAACGGATCCCTGTGACCGAATCCCAGGGCCGAATTCATACCTCCACGGCCACGGTCGCTGTCCTTCCCGAGGCTCAAGAAGTGGACGTAGTGCTCAAACCGGAAGAGCTTCGCATTGAGGTCTGCCGTGCCAGTGGCCCGGGAGGCCAGGGGGTCAACACCACCGACTCTGCCGTCCAAATCCTGCATATCCCTACGGGAATGATCGTTCGCTGCCAGGATGAGAGATCCCAAATAAAGAACCGGGAAAAGGCCCTTCGCATCCTGCGAGCGCGCTTACTGCAAAAACGCCAGCAGGAAGAATCGCAAAAGTACGCGCAGGCCCGGCGGCAACAAATTGGAACAGGCGACCGGCATGAGAAAATCCGGACCTATAACTTTCCTCAAAACCGGGTTACCGATCACCGCCTTCGCCTCACCCTTTACGATCTGGCAACGGTACTCGATGGTGATCTCGAACCCTTGCTGGACGCCCTGGCAGAAAAAGAGGCCCAGGAACGAATCGCCGAGATACTCAAGGAAAACCGGTAA
- a CDS encoding transposase: MISQEVQPDDIHLFVGIPVAIAVADAVKVRKGVTATRWFQRFPEVKNRGCGAVSRGRHRTTFGRRPK; the protein is encoded by the coding sequence GTGATCTCCCAGGAGGTCCAGCCGGATGACATTCATCTTTTTGTCGGCATCCCAGTTGCCATCGCCGTGGCCGATGCCGTCAAGGTGCGTAAGGGCGTCACGGCAACCCGGTGGTTCCAGCGTTTCCCCGAGGTAAAGAACCGCGGGTGTGGGGCGGTCAGCCGTGGTCGCCATCGTACTACCTTTGGACGGCGGCCAAAGTGA
- the prmC gene encoding peptide chain release factor N(5)-glutamine methyltransferase, whose translation MKIGEVLSLTTQYLHKHGVDSPRLSAEWLLADLLAVKRLDLYLRFDQSLPEELLETLRTLVRRRARGEPLQYIQGYALFRGQRFTVTPATFIPRPETEILLEEILPFLDPQGPPILDVGTGCGVLAICLAQMFPQLTIFGCDKSDAALAVAKENAQGLGNVTFLESDLLDGAPQIFYQAIVANLPYIPTAWIPKLPKEIQWEPVLALDGGPDGMRYIRGLAEQARGRCRWLALEIGDGQAEPIQTSLQKLGYHVTKLVEDLRGIPRVLIAQSCA comes from the coding sequence ATGAAGATCGGAGAAGTCCTTTCGCTGACCACCCAGTACCTCCACAAGCACGGGGTTGACTCACCCCGACTGTCCGCGGAATGGCTTTTAGCGGATCTTTTAGCGGTGAAACGCCTGGACCTCTACCTTCGCTTCGACCAATCCCTCCCCGAGGAGCTTTTGGAAACGCTCCGTACTCTTGTGCGGCGCCGAGCAAGAGGGGAACCGCTCCAGTATATCCAAGGATATGCTCTTTTTCGAGGGCAACGCTTCACCGTGACCCCGGCGACCTTTATCCCCCGACCGGAAACCGAAATCCTCCTCGAGGAGATCCTCCCTTTTTTGGACCCGCAGGGTCCTCCGATTCTCGACGTAGGGACCGGGTGCGGTGTGCTTGCCATTTGTCTTGCCCAGATGTTTCCCCAGCTCACCATTTTTGGGTGTGACAAAAGCGACGCGGCTTTGGCGGTAGCCAAAGAAAACGCTCAAGGGTTAGGGAACGTAACGTTTCTCGAAAGCGATCTACTCGACGGCGCTCCCCAAATCTTCTACCAGGCCATCGTTGCAAACCTTCCCTACATCCCCACCGCCTGGATCCCCAAGCTGCCCAAGGAAATCCAATGGGAACCCGTTTTGGCTTTGGATGGTGGGCCTGATGGAATGCGCTACATTCGGGGGTTGGCGGAACAGGCTAGGGGCCGCTGCCGTTGGCTTGCACTGGAAATCGGGGATGGGCAAGCGGAACCCATACAAACTTCTTTACAAAAGCTAGGCTACCACGTAACGAAGCTAGTCGAGGATTTGCGCGGGAT